A region from the Variovorax sp. RKNM96 genome encodes:
- a CDS encoding ABC transporter substrate-binding protein, translating to MPLSFFSSPRFVRSLASLGAAAGLALAATCVAAQVPVKLVLNWKYEGPQAWFFVAQDKGYFKAEGLDVQIDQGEGSAASIPKVAAGAYQAGFGDLNALIDLASKRPADAPVAVYMIYNTPPFTLVVKQDSPIKAPKDLEGKTIGGPANDGALKLFPAFAKLAKVDAAKVTITNMAPNLREQMLTRGQIDAAFGYVTTVSFSAKAMGLDPAKDLRFIRYGDHGMDLYSNAVFFSRAFAKSNPKAVQGFVKALNRAVKEVIADPDMGIDHVMKREPLLKREVEKEKLFATLRNDMSHPEVARIGLGDVDDARLKKSIDIVVDANQLPRTPAPTEVFDRSFLPARAERPSKTLNESN from the coding sequence ATGCCGCTGTCTTTCTTTTCCAGCCCGCGCTTCGTGCGCTCGCTCGCTTCGCTGGGCGCCGCCGCCGGTCTGGCCCTGGCGGCCACTTGCGTCGCCGCTCAGGTGCCCGTCAAGCTCGTGCTCAACTGGAAGTACGAAGGCCCGCAGGCCTGGTTCTTCGTGGCTCAGGACAAGGGCTACTTCAAGGCCGAGGGCCTGGACGTCCAGATCGATCAGGGCGAGGGCTCCGCTGCCTCGATTCCCAAGGTCGCGGCCGGGGCCTACCAGGCGGGCTTCGGCGACCTCAACGCGCTGATCGACCTGGCATCGAAGCGCCCGGCCGACGCGCCGGTGGCGGTCTACATGATCTACAACACGCCGCCCTTCACGCTCGTGGTGAAGCAGGACAGCCCCATCAAGGCGCCCAAGGACCTGGAAGGCAAGACCATCGGTGGCCCCGCCAACGACGGCGCGCTGAAGCTGTTCCCGGCCTTCGCGAAGCTTGCCAAGGTCGACGCCGCCAAGGTGACCATCACCAACATGGCGCCCAACCTGCGCGAGCAGATGCTCACGCGCGGGCAGATCGACGCCGCCTTCGGCTACGTGACCACCGTGAGCTTCAGCGCCAAGGCGATGGGGCTCGATCCGGCCAAGGACCTGCGCTTCATCCGCTACGGCGACCACGGCATGGACCTGTACTCCAACGCGGTGTTCTTCTCGCGGGCCTTCGCCAAGTCGAACCCCAAGGCGGTGCAAGGCTTCGTGAAGGCGCTGAACCGGGCGGTGAAGGAAGTCATCGCCGACCCGGACATGGGCATCGACCACGTCATGAAGCGCGAGCCGCTGCTCAAGCGCGAGGTCGAGAAGGAAAAGCTGTTCGCCACGCTGCGCAACGACATGAGCCACCCCGAAGTGGCCCGCATCGGCCTGGGTGACGTGGACGACGCGCGGCTGAAGAAGTCCATCGACATCGTGGTGGACGCCAACCAGCTGCCGCGCACGCCGGCACCGACCGAGGTGTTCGACCGCAGCTTCCTGCC
- a CDS encoding LysR family transcriptional regulator, translating to MNHLRFLRYADEVARAGSIRQAAERLHVAPSAVNRRIQDLEEELGTPLFERLPRGMRLTAAGELFVRYIRGRASELDRVRSEIEELQGLRRGSVRLVASQALAPRFLPAAINDFGQTHPLVAFDARIGDHVQAAGALRSFETDLALVFNLAPEADIERVCAVEQKLMAIMHRRHPLAKAKALRLRDCADYPVVLPNRDTGGRQLLERFLARSSTSIRAMVESNSFEFLRGCLYDGQSISFQMAIGTRTEDPNIVARDIEDRGFPRGELVLASLRGRQLPVIAYAFAEFLRKRLTEPSGAD from the coding sequence ATGAACCACCTTCGCTTCCTGCGCTACGCGGACGAGGTCGCCCGGGCCGGCTCGATCCGCCAGGCGGCCGAGCGCCTGCACGTCGCGCCCTCCGCCGTCAACCGCCGCATCCAGGACCTCGAGGAGGAACTGGGCACGCCGCTCTTCGAGCGATTGCCGCGCGGCATGCGGCTCACCGCGGCGGGCGAGCTGTTCGTGCGCTACATCCGGGGGCGCGCGTCGGAGCTGGACCGCGTGCGCTCCGAGATCGAGGAGCTGCAGGGCTTGCGGCGCGGCTCGGTGCGGCTGGTGGCGAGCCAGGCGCTCGCGCCGCGCTTCCTGCCGGCCGCCATCAACGACTTCGGCCAGACGCATCCGCTGGTGGCTTTCGATGCGCGCATCGGCGATCACGTGCAGGCCGCCGGCGCGCTGCGCAGCTTCGAGACCGATCTCGCGCTGGTGTTCAACCTCGCGCCGGAGGCCGACATCGAGCGCGTGTGCGCGGTCGAGCAGAAGCTCATGGCGATCATGCACAGGCGCCATCCGCTGGCCAAGGCGAAGGCCCTGCGCCTGCGCGACTGCGCCGACTACCCGGTGGTGCTGCCGAATCGCGACACGGGCGGGCGCCAGCTGCTCGAGCGTTTTCTCGCGCGCAGCTCCACCTCGATCCGGGCCATGGTGGAGAGCAACAGCTTCGAGTTCCTGCGCGGCTGCCTGTACGACGGCCAGTCGATCTCGTTCCAGATGGCCATCGGTACCCGGACCGAAGACCCCAACATCGTGGCCCGCGACATCGAGGACCGCGGCTTTCCGCGCGGCGAACTGGTGCTGGCCAGCCTGCGCGGACGGCAGCTGCCGGTGATCGCCTATGCGTTCGCGGAATTCCTGCGCAAGCGGCTCACCGAGCCTTCCGGAGCGGACTAA
- a CDS encoding LysR family transcriptional regulator yields the protein MNLSTRQMRAFLQVARLGNFTRAAEQAHITQAGLSILIREMERQLGCRLFDRTTRVVTLTLSGRRLLPVVERLVTDLDDVAAQLGAEGDAARQTLRIAATPLVSSHLLPQVFNTFREAHPQVSLRLFDADLRDVEAMVTAGDADMGLGFFFKAATGLERTPVGRFHLMRVAASTEEADETPAIGTAPWSALRTAELIGLPPGNPIQKVIDQHLVATIGRADAQRPTFNFFGTLISMVEAGFGTAVMPTFALAACRRHRVRTDVLVKPKVGLDFYRIAKRGAHETEAMQAFVATLEKALPALSR from the coding sequence ATGAACCTCTCGACCCGTCAGATGCGCGCCTTCCTGCAGGTGGCGCGCCTCGGCAACTTCACGCGCGCGGCCGAGCAGGCGCACATCACGCAGGCGGGGTTGAGCATCCTGATCCGGGAGATGGAGCGGCAACTGGGCTGCCGGCTCTTCGACCGCACCACGCGGGTGGTGACGCTCACGCTATCGGGCCGGCGGCTGCTGCCGGTGGTGGAGCGGCTCGTCACCGACCTCGACGACGTGGCCGCGCAGCTTGGCGCCGAGGGCGACGCGGCGCGCCAGACCCTGCGCATCGCGGCCACGCCACTGGTGTCATCGCACTTGCTGCCTCAGGTGTTCAATACTTTCCGCGAGGCGCATCCGCAGGTGAGCCTGCGCCTCTTCGATGCCGACCTGCGCGACGTGGAAGCGATGGTCACGGCCGGCGATGCCGACATGGGGCTCGGCTTCTTCTTCAAGGCCGCAACGGGCCTGGAGCGCACGCCGGTCGGGCGCTTTCACCTGATGCGCGTGGCGGCGTCCACTGAAGAGGCCGATGAAACGCCGGCCATCGGCACCGCGCCGTGGTCCGCGTTGCGTACCGCCGAACTCATCGGCCTGCCACCGGGCAACCCGATCCAGAAGGTGATCGACCAGCACCTGGTGGCCACCATCGGCCGCGCCGATGCGCAGCGGCCCACCTTCAATTTCTTCGGCACGCTGATCTCGATGGTCGAGGCCGGCTTCGGGACTGCCGTGATGCCGACCTTCGCGCTCGCGGCCTGCCGCCGTCACCGAGTGCGCACCGACGTGCTGGTCAAGCCGAAGGTGGGGCTGGATTTCTACCGCATCGCCAAGCGCGGCGCGCACGAGACCGAGGCGATGCAGGCTTTCGTCGCGACGCTGGAGAAAGCGCTGCCCGCGCTCTCGCGTTAG
- a CDS encoding isochorismatase family cysteine hydrolase, which produces MTRRSTPSRTNAAQAPARFGPAPHNAWTLDAGRISLVRAPQRPRPVQIPAEPQPIEFDLARSALVVVDMQNDFCHPEGWFAQKGIGIRAARKPIAVIARLLPAWRAAGGTVVWLNWGIRADRLNLSPTVQFKGKRSVDGVGYAEHSPIDHGPSLVQGEWGAQVIDELAVEPGDITVHKHRLSGFWDNELDSVLRQQGITTLLFAGINTDRCVFSTLQDANFLGYDCVLLKDACGTPSPAYVTRGIHFIVQQLHGFVATAESLLASLSSFSSPSKKR; this is translated from the coding sequence ATGACACGCCGATCCACACCTTCGCGCACCAATGCAGCGCAAGCGCCCGCCCGCTTCGGGCCGGCGCCCCACAACGCCTGGACGCTGGACGCCGGCCGGATCAGTCTGGTGCGTGCGCCCCAGCGGCCGAGGCCCGTGCAGATACCGGCCGAGCCGCAGCCGATCGAGTTCGACCTCGCGCGCAGCGCGCTCGTCGTGGTCGACATGCAGAACGACTTCTGCCACCCCGAGGGCTGGTTCGCGCAGAAGGGCATCGGCATCCGTGCGGCGCGCAAGCCCATTGCCGTCATCGCCCGGCTGCTGCCGGCGTGGCGCGCGGCCGGCGGCACCGTGGTGTGGCTCAACTGGGGCATCCGCGCGGACCGCCTCAACCTGTCGCCCACGGTGCAGTTCAAGGGCAAGCGCAGCGTCGATGGCGTCGGCTATGCGGAGCATTCGCCCATCGACCACGGCCCCTCGCTGGTGCAGGGCGAGTGGGGCGCGCAGGTGATCGACGAGCTGGCCGTCGAGCCCGGCGACATCACCGTCCACAAGCACCGCCTGAGCGGCTTCTGGGACAACGAGCTCGACAGCGTGTTGCGCCAGCAAGGCATCACCACGCTGCTGTTCGCGGGCATCAACACCGACCGTTGCGTGTTCTCGACGCTGCAGGACGCGAACTTCCTCGGCTACGACTGCGTGCTGCTGAAGGACGCGTGCGGCACCCCGTCGCCCGCCTATGTCACGCGCGGCATTCATTTCATCGTGCAGCAGCTGCACGGGTTCGTGGCGACCGCCGAGTCGCTGCTTGCTTCGCTCTCTTCTTTTTCCTCTCCCTCCAAGAAACGCTAG